From Rubinisphaera margarita, a single genomic window includes:
- a CDS encoding dipeptidase → MQRRDFLNSALGMTAGMAAVRTNADEVPGESTGEESSGVERLTERLRPAVQHAREVALGILKPTPKQLEHGLRLHAESIVFDSYGFSPRAAIDGDAFAKEVEAGASDLELQDLREEMTMTRYVTDTAEQQEYLDAWRVSGVTCIFQNAGEEGQDPLRLIKRLARFTFATDMLDEYVVKAGTPEHIREAKRLGKHALYFTGNGVPLTQQWVSVPDELRYLRVFYQLGIRMMHLTYQRRNMIGDGCGETANAGLSDFGRSVVAEMNRVGVIPDCAHSGWQTSLEAAKLSSKPCVASHTVCAALDSKPHARSKPDEVIKAIVDSGGFVGICCIPRYLKGTGDIAMLLNHVDYIAQKFGVDHVAIGTDVAYNSSNSSAESKKVPRRPRRREDFRMLWPDDDFKTTSTMTNSIAWTNWPLFTVGLVQRGYSDEDIRKILGENVLRVAEETMKA, encoded by the coding sequence ATGCAGCGACGCGATTTTCTGAACAGTGCACTCGGGATGACGGCCGGCATGGCGGCCGTGCGAACGAATGCGGATGAAGTGCCCGGGGAGTCAACTGGAGAGGAGTCCTCTGGAGTGGAGCGACTCACAGAGCGGCTGCGTCCTGCGGTTCAACATGCTCGTGAAGTGGCGCTCGGAATTCTCAAGCCGACGCCGAAACAACTCGAACACGGACTCCGCCTGCATGCCGAGTCGATCGTGTTCGATTCCTACGGTTTCTCACCCCGGGCGGCGATTGATGGAGACGCCTTCGCCAAAGAGGTCGAAGCCGGCGCCTCGGACCTGGAGCTGCAGGATCTCCGCGAAGAGATGACCATGACACGGTACGTGACCGACACGGCCGAGCAGCAGGAGTATCTTGATGCCTGGCGGGTTTCCGGCGTGACCTGCATTTTTCAGAACGCTGGCGAAGAAGGACAGGATCCACTCCGGTTGATCAAGCGGCTGGCCCGTTTCACGTTCGCCACCGACATGCTCGATGAGTACGTGGTGAAAGCCGGCACTCCTGAACATATTCGCGAAGCAAAGCGGCTCGGCAAACATGCTCTGTACTTCACCGGCAACGGCGTTCCGCTTACGCAGCAATGGGTGTCTGTCCCCGACGAACTACGGTATCTCCGCGTGTTCTATCAGCTCGGCATCCGCATGATGCATCTGACTTACCAGCGGCGGAACATGATTGGCGATGGCTGCGGCGAGACGGCCAACGCCGGGCTCAGCGACTTCGGACGAAGCGTGGTCGCGGAGATGAACCGCGTCGGCGTGATTCCCGACTGCGCCCATTCCGGCTGGCAGACGAGTCTGGAAGCCGCGAAGTTGTCGAGCAAACCGTGCGTCGCCAGTCATACCGTCTGTGCGGCTCTCGACAGCAAACCGCACGCCCGCAGCAAGCCAGATGAAGTCATCAAGGCGATCGTCGACTCCGGCGGATTCGTCGGCATCTGCTGCATTCCGCGGTACCTGAAAGGAACCGGAGACATCGCGATGTTGCTCAATCACGTCGACTATATCGCTCAGAAGTTCGGCGTCGATCACGTCGCGATTGGGACCGACGTGGCCTACAACTCCTCGAATTCTTCGGCCGAGTCAAAGAAGGTGCCGCGTCGCCCGCGACGGCGGGAAGACTTCCGCATGCTCTGGCCCGATGACGACTTCAAAACGACGTCCACCATGACCAACAGCATCGCCTGGACCAACTGGCCGCTGTTTACCGTCGGACTGGTTCAGCGAGGCTACTCGGACGAAGACATCCGCAAGATCCTCGGCGAGAACGTGCTGAGAGTCGCCGAGGAAACGATGAAAGCATGA